In Kitasatospora sp. NA04385, a single genomic region encodes these proteins:
- a CDS encoding TolB-like translocation protein translates to MTAPATADPVLDETPGPGPDGASPLRRKLLVLLVAVLLLAGVGTGAVWYAAQRSDRRDQEQAGGPPVHEGAVSLDAAGGRRLLLRNLAWGPHRDEIAAVPADAPDGPRTASGVKCLRFHAAAGTGICLQAEHGALDDTYHASVLDSALHEVRRFPAPGIPTRARVSPSGHLVGWTVFVSGDSYAGTNFSTRTAIVDTRDWQFYDNLENFRLVEDGHQVQAADVNVWGVTFADDSGFYATVATGGRTYLVKGDLTDRTLTTLHQNVECPSLSPDGTRVAYKKRVDGADPAAPWRLYVLDLATMTETATAEQRNIDDQALWSDDHTLLYSMPGDYGSDLWTVPADGTGTPAVLVRSAVAPAYLG, encoded by the coding sequence ATGACCGCTCCCGCCACCGCCGACCCCGTCCTCGACGAGACGCCCGGACCCGGGCCGGACGGCGCCTCCCCGCTGCGCCGCAAGCTGCTGGTGCTGCTGGTCGCCGTGCTGCTGCTGGCCGGTGTCGGCACCGGCGCCGTGTGGTACGCCGCGCAGCGCTCCGACCGTCGCGACCAGGAGCAGGCGGGCGGGCCGCCGGTCCACGAGGGCGCGGTGTCGCTGGACGCGGCGGGCGGCCGCCGACTGCTGCTGCGCAACCTGGCCTGGGGCCCGCACCGCGACGAGATCGCCGCGGTGCCCGCCGACGCCCCCGACGGCCCGCGCACCGCGTCCGGCGTCAAGTGCCTGCGCTTCCACGCCGCCGCCGGCACCGGCATCTGCCTGCAGGCCGAGCACGGCGCGCTGGACGACACCTACCACGCCTCGGTGTTGGACTCCGCGCTGCACGAGGTCAGGCGCTTCCCCGCCCCGGGCATCCCGACCCGGGCCCGGGTCTCCCCGTCCGGGCACCTGGTCGGCTGGACGGTCTTCGTCAGCGGCGACTCCTACGCGGGCACGAACTTCTCCACCCGCACCGCGATCGTCGACACCCGCGACTGGCAGTTCTACGACAACCTGGAGAACTTCCGGCTGGTCGAGGACGGCCACCAGGTCCAGGCCGCGGACGTGAACGTCTGGGGCGTCACCTTCGCCGACGACAGCGGTTTCTACGCGACGGTCGCCACCGGCGGCCGGACCTACCTGGTCAAGGGCGACCTGACGGACCGCACCCTCACCACGCTGCACCAGAACGTCGAGTGCCCCTCGCTCTCGCCCGACGGCACCCGGGTCGCCTACAAGAAGCGGGTGGACGGCGCCGACCCGGCCGCCCCCTGGCGGCTGTACGTGCTGGACCTGGCGACCATGACCGAGACCGCGACCGCCGAGCAGCGCAACATCGACGACCAGGCGCTGTGGTCCGACGACCACACCCTGCTGTACTCGATGCCCGGCGACTACGGCTCCGACCTGTGGACCGTCCCCGCCGACGGCACCGGCACCCCCGCCGTCCTGGTCCGCTCCGCGGTGGCCCCCGCCTACCTGGGCTGA
- a CDS encoding GbsR/MarR family transcriptional regulator → MGEADGAGRRDPAVVGEFVERFAAVMVDAGFPRMPARVFTALLTADSGRLTSAELGELLRVSPAAVSGAVRYLVQVDLVRREHEPGSRRDHYRIHDHVWYEATTNRDRTLARWETGLTEGVEALGPDTPAGQRLAESLEFFAFLRVELAQMMERWRERRV, encoded by the coding sequence GTGGGCGAGGCGGACGGAGCCGGGCGGCGGGACCCGGCGGTGGTGGGCGAGTTCGTGGAGCGGTTCGCCGCCGTGATGGTGGACGCCGGGTTCCCCCGGATGCCCGCCCGGGTGTTCACCGCCCTGCTGACCGCCGACTCCGGACGGCTGACCTCCGCCGAACTGGGCGAGCTGCTGCGGGTCTCCCCCGCCGCGGTCTCCGGCGCGGTCCGCTACCTCGTCCAGGTCGACCTGGTCCGCCGCGAGCACGAGCCCGGCTCCCGCCGCGACCACTACCGCATCCACGACCACGTCTGGTACGAGGCCACCACCAACCGGGACCGCACCCTGGCCCGCTGGGAGACCGGTCTGACCGAGGGCGTCGAGGCGCTCGGCCCGGACACCCCGGCGGGGCAACGGCTCGCCGAGTCGCTGGAGTTCTTCGCCTTCCTGCGGGTGGAGCTGGCGCAGATGATGGAACGCTGGCGCGAGCGCCGCGTCTGA
- a CDS encoding ABC transporter ATP-binding protein translates to MTTAISVSGLVKTFGRTRALDGLDLTVEQGEVHGFLGPNGSGKSTTIRVLLGLLRADSGSAALLGGDPWRDAVPLHRRLAYVPGDVTLWRNLSGGEAIDLLGRLRGGLDPARRTALLERFELDPTKKGRTYSKGNRQKVALVAAFASDVDLLILDEPTSGLDPLMEEVFRGCVAEARDRGATVLLSSHILSEVEALCDRVSIIRAGRTVETGTLADLRHLTRTSIDAELTGPPPRPGYVHDLAVDGHRLRCQVDTDRLGDLLTELNAAGLRTLTSRPPTLEELFLRHYASDGGAGAGEASAAVAR, encoded by the coding sequence ATGACAACCGCGATCTCGGTGTCCGGCCTGGTGAAGACCTTCGGCCGCACCCGCGCCCTGGACGGCTTGGACCTCACGGTCGAGCAGGGCGAGGTCCACGGGTTCCTGGGGCCCAACGGCTCCGGCAAGTCCACCACCATCCGCGTCCTGCTCGGCCTGCTGCGCGCCGACTCCGGCAGCGCCGCCCTGCTCGGCGGCGACCCCTGGCGGGACGCGGTGCCGCTGCACCGCCGGCTCGCCTACGTCCCCGGCGACGTGACGCTGTGGCGCAACCTCTCCGGCGGGGAGGCGATCGACCTGCTCGGGCGGCTGCGCGGCGGACTGGACCCGGCCCGCCGGACGGCCCTGCTGGAGCGCTTCGAACTCGACCCGACCAAGAAGGGCCGCACCTACTCCAAGGGCAACCGGCAGAAGGTCGCCCTGGTCGCCGCGTTCGCCTCCGACGTGGACCTGCTGATCCTGGACGAGCCGACCTCCGGACTGGACCCGCTGATGGAGGAGGTGTTCCGCGGGTGCGTCGCCGAGGCCCGCGACCGGGGCGCCACCGTGCTGCTCTCCAGCCACATCCTGTCCGAGGTGGAGGCCCTGTGCGACCGGGTCTCGATCATCCGGGCCGGCCGCACCGTCGAGACCGGCACCCTCGCCGACCTGCGCCACCTCACCCGCACCTCGATCGACGCCGAACTCACCGGACCCCCGCCCCGCCCCGGCTACGTCCACGACCTGGCCGTCGACGGCCACCGGCTGCGCTGCCAGGTCGACACCGACCGGCTCGGCGACCTGCTCACCGAACTCAACGCCGCCGGCCTGCGCACCCTGACCAGCCGCCCGCCCACCCTGGAGGAGCTCTTCCTCCGGCACTACGCGAGCGACGGCGGCGCCGGAGCCGGCGAAGCGTCGGCGGCGGTCGCCCGATGA
- a CDS encoding ABC transporter permease, producing the protein MSSQALSAPQAPAAAPAPGRQDLAGLGVLYRLALRRDRIALPVWLYVGTGMVASTVFSFRKLYGDEASRRTFAAGVDGNGSLRALYGPIFDGSTTGGLTAWRMGVFGAVLAALMSTLLVVRHTRAEEEDGRLELIGAGAVGRRAPLTAALAAALTANAALAALIAAALLAAGQDAAGALAFGLALGTAGLFFAALAAVTAQLAETGRAANGLAGAAIGTAFVLRAIGDSGAGTGWVSWLSPLGWSEQVRAFAGNRWWVLLLPLAGAALLTALARTLVGRRDLGAGLLPQRPGPAAAAPGLASAAALARRLQRGPLLGWTLALAVGGAVFGGVAKGVVDLIGDNRQMAEVLARMGGQQGVLDAYLSSIANVLGMVAAVYAVQAVLRMRAEEVSGRAEPVLAGAVSRLRWAAGHLLFPLLGTALLLAAAGVTAGLAEGLALGQGGGTAVGRMLGATLVQLPAVWLTAAVALAGYGLLPHWAAAGWAGFGAFVLISWLGPIVQLPQAVLDLSPFSHLPHLPGGQLTAAPLLWITALTALTTAAALAGLRRRDLG; encoded by the coding sequence ATGAGCAGCCAGGCCCTGTCCGCCCCGCAGGCCCCCGCGGCCGCGCCCGCCCCCGGCCGCCAGGATCTGGCGGGCCTCGGCGTCCTCTACCGCCTCGCGCTGCGCCGCGACCGGATCGCCCTGCCGGTGTGGCTGTACGTCGGCACCGGCATGGTCGCCTCCACCGTCTTCTCCTTCCGCAAGCTGTACGGCGACGAAGCCTCCCGCCGGACGTTCGCGGCCGGTGTCGACGGCAACGGCTCGCTGCGCGCCCTGTACGGCCCGATCTTCGACGGCTCCACCACCGGCGGGCTGACCGCGTGGCGGATGGGCGTGTTCGGGGCGGTGCTGGCCGCCCTGATGTCGACCCTGCTGGTCGTCCGGCACACCCGGGCCGAGGAGGAGGACGGCCGCCTGGAGTTGATCGGCGCGGGCGCCGTCGGCCGCCGGGCCCCGCTGACCGCCGCCCTCGCCGCCGCGCTCACCGCCAACGCCGCGCTGGCCGCGCTGATCGCCGCCGCACTGCTGGCGGCCGGTCAGGACGCCGCCGGCGCGCTCGCCTTCGGCCTCGCGCTCGGCACCGCCGGGCTGTTCTTCGCCGCGCTGGCCGCCGTCACCGCCCAGCTCGCCGAGACCGGCCGGGCCGCCAACGGCCTGGCCGGCGCGGCGATCGGCACCGCCTTCGTGCTGCGCGCGATCGGCGACTCGGGCGCCGGCACCGGCTGGGTCTCCTGGCTGTCCCCGCTCGGCTGGTCCGAGCAGGTCCGCGCGTTCGCCGGGAACCGCTGGTGGGTGCTGCTGCTCCCGCTGGCCGGCGCCGCCCTGCTCACCGCGCTGGCCCGCACCCTGGTCGGACGCCGCGACCTGGGCGCCGGGCTGCTCCCGCAGCGCCCCGGCCCGGCCGCCGCCGCCCCCGGCCTGGCGAGCGCCGCCGCGCTGGCCCGCCGCCTGCAGCGCGGCCCGCTGCTCGGCTGGACGCTGGCCCTCGCGGTCGGCGGCGCCGTGTTCGGCGGCGTCGCCAAGGGCGTGGTCGACCTGATCGGCGACAACCGGCAGATGGCCGAGGTCCTGGCCCGGATGGGCGGGCAGCAGGGCGTGCTGGACGCCTACCTGTCCAGCATCGCCAACGTGCTCGGCATGGTCGCCGCCGTGTACGCCGTCCAGGCGGTGCTGCGGATGCGCGCCGAGGAGGTCTCCGGCCGGGCCGAACCCGTGCTGGCGGGCGCGGTCTCCCGGCTGCGCTGGGCCGCCGGGCACCTGCTCTTCCCGCTGCTGGGCACCGCCCTGCTGCTGGCCGCCGCCGGCGTCACCGCGGGCCTGGCCGAGGGCCTGGCGCTGGGCCAGGGCGGCGGGACGGCGGTCGGCCGGATGCTCGGCGCGACGCTCGTCCAGCTCCCCGCGGTCTGGCTGACCGCGGCCGTCGCCCTCGCCGGGTACGGCCTGCTGCCGCACTGGGCGGCGGCCGGCTGGGCGGGGTTCGGCGCGTTCGTGCTGATCTCCTGGCTCGGCCCGATCGTGCAGCTCCCGCAGGCCGTCCTCGACCTCTCCCCGTTCAGCCACCTCCCGCACCTGCCCGGCGGGCAGCTCACGGCGGCCCCGCTGCTGTGGATCACCGCCCTGACCGCGCTCACCACCGCCGCCGCCCTGGCCGGGCTGCGCCGCCGCGACCTGGGCTGA
- a CDS encoding alpha/beta hydrolase, which yields MRILHRGAALAAATTVLLGLTAPLALAAPAPAADRLAWGACPAGTPDARQQCAELAVPLDYARPGGPSISLAVSRISTARPELRRGVLVLIPGGPGGSGLNGPAGAVERLPRSVLDRYDLIGFDPRGVGRSTPLDCGFDHADLAHSHTLPWPAPDGGIDANLATARRMAAACAADGGELVRSISTRNEARDVDRIRQALGERRISLWGVSYGTYAGAVYATLFADRTDRVLLDSNDDPDPTRVERGWLANYATGVADRFPDFAAWAASPAAGEYRLGDTPEQVRAAYLATARQLDDAPLPWPGANPERLDGNALRSAMLENLYADAGFPRLAELVQAARGSRPLPVPGAVPEAAVRNGTSVSLATLCNDVSWPRDPGSYAPAVAADRAAHPLTAGMPVNVTPCAFWPWRPAEPPVRVGSAGPSNVLLVQNLRDPATPYSGALKMRAAFGDRARMVAVDSGGHDAYLANGNACGDALVTEFLATGRRPARDAFCPKAG from the coding sequence ATGCGAATCCTCCACCGGGGCGCCGCCCTCGCCGCCGCCACCACCGTCCTGCTCGGCCTCACCGCGCCGCTCGCCCTGGCCGCGCCCGCCCCCGCCGCCGACCGCCTGGCCTGGGGCGCGTGCCCGGCCGGCACGCCCGACGCCCGGCAGCAGTGCGCCGAGCTCGCCGTCCCGCTCGACTACGCGCGGCCCGGCGGGCCGTCGATCTCCCTCGCGGTCTCCCGGATCTCCACCGCCCGGCCCGAACTGCGGCGTGGGGTGCTGGTGCTGATACCGGGCGGCCCCGGCGGCTCCGGCCTGAACGGGCCCGCCGGCGCGGTGGAACGCCTCCCCCGTTCGGTACTCGACAGGTACGACCTGATCGGCTTCGACCCGCGCGGGGTGGGCCGCTCCACCCCGCTCGACTGCGGCTTCGACCACGCCGACCTGGCGCACAGCCACACCCTGCCCTGGCCCGCGCCCGACGGCGGGATCGACGCCAACCTGGCCACCGCCCGGCGGATGGCCGCGGCCTGCGCGGCCGACGGCGGGGAGCTCGTGCGCAGCATCAGCACCCGCAACGAGGCCCGGGACGTCGACCGGATCCGCCAGGCCCTCGGCGAGCGCCGGATCTCGCTGTGGGGGGTCTCCTACGGCACCTACGCGGGCGCCGTGTACGCCACGCTGTTCGCCGACCGCACCGACCGGGTCCTGCTGGACAGCAACGACGACCCGGACCCGACCAGGGTGGAGCGCGGCTGGCTCGCCAACTACGCCACCGGCGTGGCGGACCGCTTCCCGGACTTCGCGGCCTGGGCGGCCTCCCCCGCCGCGGGCGAGTACCGGCTCGGCGACACCCCGGAGCAGGTCCGCGCCGCCTACCTGGCCACCGCCCGGCAGTTGGACGACGCACCGCTGCCCTGGCCGGGCGCCAACCCGGAGCGGTTGGACGGCAACGCGCTGCGTTCGGCGATGCTGGAGAACCTGTACGCGGACGCCGGGTTCCCCCGGCTCGCCGAACTGGTCCAGGCCGCCCGGGGCAGCCGGCCGCTGCCCGTCCCGGGCGCCGTGCCGGAGGCCGCGGTGCGCAACGGCACCTCGGTCTCCCTCGCCACCCTGTGCAACGACGTGTCCTGGCCGCGCGACCCGGGCTCGTACGCCCCGGCGGTGGCCGCCGACCGGGCCGCGCACCCGCTCACCGCGGGCATGCCGGTGAACGTGACGCCCTGCGCGTTCTGGCCCTGGCGGCCCGCCGAGCCGCCGGTGCGGGTCGGCTCCGCCGGGCCGTCGAACGTCCTGCTGGTACAGAACCTCCGGGATCCGGCCACCCCCTACTCCGGTGCGCTGAAGATGCGCGCCGCCTTCGGCGACCGGGCCCGGATGGTGGCGGTCGACTCCGGCGGCCACGACGCCTACCTGGCGAACGGGAACGCCTGCGGCGACGCGCTGGTGACGGAGTTCCTGGCCACCGGCCGCCGCCCCGCGCGGGACGCGTTCTGTCCGAAGGCCGGGTGA
- a CDS encoding OsmC family protein yields the protein MAFSRSHHYAVRVEWTGNLGTGTDHYRSYSRDHTVSAAGVPDIPGSSDPTFRGDPSRWNPEQLLLAALAQCHMLSYLHHCAVNGVVVLSYADDSEGTMTTEGNGGRFTGVLLRPRIEVAEESMREQAVALHGPAARDCFIASSVNFPVHHEPVVTVRAGD from the coding sequence ATGGCCTTCTCCCGTTCCCACCACTACGCGGTCCGGGTCGAGTGGACCGGCAACCTCGGCACCGGCACCGACCACTACCGCTCCTACAGCCGGGACCACACGGTGTCGGCGGCGGGCGTGCCGGACATCCCGGGCAGCTCCGACCCGACCTTCCGCGGCGACCCGTCCCGGTGGAACCCGGAGCAGCTGCTGCTGGCCGCGCTCGCCCAGTGCCACATGCTCTCCTACCTGCACCACTGCGCGGTGAACGGCGTCGTCGTGCTGTCCTACGCGGACGACTCCGAGGGCACCATGACCACCGAGGGCAACGGCGGCCGGTTCACCGGGGTGCTGCTCCGGCCGCGGATCGAGGTCGCCGAGGAGTCGATGCGCGAGCAGGCGGTGGCCCTGCACGGACCGGCGGCCCGGGACTGCTTCATCGCCTCCTCCGTGAACTTCCCGGTGCACCACGAACCGGTGGTGACCGTCCGCGCCGGAGACTGA
- a CDS encoding GntR family transcriptional regulator — MQTESARLRLRELILDGHYPPGSRLGEVEVAETLGVSRTPVREAFRALTADGLLAAAGRGLRVVRLDGEELSQVYRVRAALEALTAELAAERQRAGRLAPAELADLAELADRTHRATAGGDAVAGVRLNRAFHRRIAELAANPVALHTLDRLWDQIQVSTLRSLRPPARTALVDAQHRELLDAITAGDGAAAAAAARRHVLDTCAADRPAADHKE, encoded by the coding sequence GTGCAGACCGAGAGCGCCCGCCTGCGGCTGCGGGAACTGATCCTGGACGGCCACTACCCGCCGGGGTCCCGGCTGGGCGAGGTGGAGGTGGCCGAGACCCTGGGGGTGAGCCGCACGCCGGTGCGGGAGGCCTTCCGGGCGCTGACCGCGGACGGGCTGCTGGCCGCCGCCGGGCGCGGGCTGCGGGTGGTGCGGCTGGACGGCGAGGAGCTGTCGCAGGTCTACCGGGTGCGGGCCGCGCTGGAGGCGCTGACGGCCGAACTGGCCGCCGAGCGGCAGCGCGCCGGACGGCTCGCCCCGGCCGAGCTGGCGGACCTGGCCGAGCTGGCGGACCGCACCCACCGGGCCACCGCGGGCGGGGACGCGGTGGCGGGGGTGCGGCTGAACCGGGCCTTCCACCGGCGGATCGCCGAACTGGCCGCCAACCCGGTGGCGCTGCACACCCTGGACCGGCTGTGGGACCAGATCCAGGTCTCCACCCTGCGCTCCCTGCGCCCGCCCGCCCGCACCGCCCTGGTCGACGCCCAGCACCGCGAGCTGCTCGACGCGATCACCGCCGGGGACGGGGCCGCCGCCGCGGCGGCGGCCCGCCGGCACGTCCTGGACACCTGCGCGGCCGACCGACCGGCCGCGGACCACAAGGAGTGA
- a CDS encoding DUF4190 domain-containing protein, whose protein sequence is MSFDQERAGKDDQGAARDDTPANPWAAPAAPTQPGAPQPVPGAPAASAEPAEPAAPADPWAVPSPGAHPWGSGTPHPGAAQIPGQYGIPGQYGAPGQYGMPGYPGYPQPSRSLYTNGLAIAALVVSFLCYFGIIAIALGAAALVQIKRTGERGKAMAVSAIVIGSAWLLLLVLVVVNSGLHFDFSTDSSSGSGSGDRARPSPSSTVVLLPATSPLRLSAGECFNLPTEQVAKKVPCAQSHEGEVFWTGTPGEQGDDYPAASTLESEADRECLNHVDEYVMDTWTLTDETTYRYYYPDRNSWHTSTGRRFICFLAGDKPTTGSMRKDATNLTNDQQHLLAATNQLDRVWADGPDEDAEIKDDPQVFRTWAGRMAEAADRQAALLSGVSGWANADKKTIDRLVGESKVAAQHFRAAAKATDAATVEDELRTASKHLGDDLILDLRRQLGLATQDREPGKHPSDQVV, encoded by the coding sequence ATGTCGTTCGACCAGGAGCGCGCCGGGAAGGACGACCAGGGCGCCGCTCGGGACGACACCCCCGCCAACCCGTGGGCCGCGCCCGCCGCCCCGACGCAGCCCGGCGCGCCCCAGCCCGTTCCCGGTGCGCCCGCCGCCTCCGCCGAGCCCGCCGAGCCCGCCGCGCCCGCCGACCCGTGGGCGGTGCCGTCCCCCGGCGCCCACCCCTGGGGCAGCGGCACGCCGCACCCGGGCGCGGCCCAGATACCCGGCCAGTACGGCATACCCGGCCAGTACGGTGCACCCGGCCAGTACGGGATGCCGGGCTACCCGGGCTACCCGCAGCCGTCGCGGTCGCTGTACACCAACGGGCTGGCCATCGCCGCGCTGGTGGTGAGCTTCCTGTGCTACTTCGGCATCATCGCCATCGCGCTGGGCGCCGCCGCCCTGGTCCAGATCAAGCGGACCGGCGAGCGCGGCAAGGCCATGGCGGTCTCGGCCATCGTGATCGGCTCGGCCTGGCTGCTGCTGCTGGTCCTGGTGGTCGTCAACAGCGGCCTGCACTTCGACTTCAGCACCGACAGCTCCTCCGGCTCCGGCTCCGGCGACCGCGCCAGGCCCAGCCCCAGCTCCACCGTCGTCCTGCTGCCCGCGACCTCGCCGCTGCGGCTGAGCGCCGGGGAGTGCTTCAACCTCCCCACGGAGCAGGTGGCCAAGAAGGTCCCCTGCGCGCAGTCGCACGAGGGCGAGGTGTTCTGGACCGGCACGCCCGGCGAGCAGGGCGACGACTACCCGGCCGCGAGCACGCTGGAGTCCGAGGCGGACCGGGAGTGCCTGAACCACGTCGACGAGTACGTGATGGACACCTGGACGCTCACGGACGAGACGACCTACCGCTACTACTACCCGGACCGCAACAGCTGGCACACCAGCACCGGCCGCCGCTTCATCTGCTTCCTGGCCGGGGACAAGCCGACCACCGGCTCGATGCGCAAGGACGCGACCAACCTGACGAACGACCAGCAGCACCTGCTGGCGGCCACCAACCAGCTCGACCGGGTCTGGGCCGACGGCCCCGACGAGGACGCCGAGATCAAGGACGACCCGCAGGTGTTCCGCACCTGGGCCGGCCGGATGGCCGAGGCGGCCGACCGGCAGGCCGCGCTGCTCAGCGGCGTCAGCGGCTGGGCCAACGCCGACAAGAAGACGATCGACCGGCTGGTCGGCGAGTCCAAGGTGGCCGCCCAGCACTTCCGGGCCGCCGCGAAGGCCACCGACGCGGCCACCGTGGAGGACGAACTGCGCACCGCCTCCAAGCACCTGGGCGACGACCTGATCCTCGACCTGCGCCGCCAGCTCGGCCTGGCCACCCAGGACCGGGAGCCCGGCAAGCACCCCTCGGACCAGGTGGTCTGA
- a CDS encoding cobyrinate a,c-diamide synthase — protein sequence MNDVIPRLVVAAPSSGAGKTTVATGLIAALAARGLKVSPHKVGPDYIDPGYHALAAGRPGRNLDAWMSGPERIAPLFAHGAAGADVAVVEGVMGLYDGAAGRGELASTAQVAKLLRAPVVLVVDASSQSRSVAALVHGFASWDPQVRLAGVILNKVASDRHETLLREALEEGSGVPVLGAVRRAGAVDTPSRHLGLVPAVERSAEALRAVREMGELVGRSVDLDAVLALARTAPPLTDAPWDAAAEVEPVAGPRPRVALAGGAAFSFSYAENAELLAAAGAEVVPFDPLHDERLPERTAALVIGGGFPEVYVSELSANAALRAAVAELAAGGAPVVGECAGLLYLGRELDGLPMCGVLDSAARMTPRLTLGYREAVALADSPLAAAGSRVRGHEFHRTATDPAAGPSPAWGWRTPAGPHTEGHLHGSVHASYLHLHWTGAPALPARLVRHAAEWDRRGRG from the coding sequence TTGAACGACGTGATACCCCGCCTGGTGGTCGCCGCGCCCTCCTCGGGGGCGGGCAAGACCACGGTGGCCACCGGCCTGATCGCGGCGCTGGCCGCGCGCGGGCTGAAGGTCTCCCCGCACAAGGTCGGCCCCGACTACATCGACCCCGGCTACCACGCGCTGGCCGCCGGGCGCCCGGGCCGCAACCTGGACGCCTGGATGAGCGGCCCGGAGCGGATCGCCCCGCTGTTCGCGCACGGCGCGGCCGGGGCGGACGTCGCGGTGGTCGAGGGCGTGATGGGCCTGTACGACGGGGCCGCCGGGCGGGGCGAGCTGGCGTCCACGGCGCAGGTGGCGAAGCTGCTGCGGGCGCCGGTGGTGCTGGTGGTGGACGCCTCCTCGCAGTCCCGGTCGGTGGCGGCGCTGGTGCACGGCTTCGCGTCCTGGGACCCGCAGGTCCGGCTGGCCGGGGTGATCCTGAACAAGGTCGCCTCGGACCGGCACGAGACGCTGCTGCGCGAGGCCCTGGAGGAGGGCTCGGGCGTGCCGGTGCTGGGCGCGGTGCGCCGGGCCGGGGCGGTCGACACCCCGTCCCGGCACCTGGGGCTCGTCCCGGCCGTGGAGCGCTCCGCGGAGGCGCTGCGGGCGGTGCGCGAGATGGGCGAACTGGTGGGCCGGTCGGTCGACCTGGACGCGGTGCTGGCGCTGGCCCGCACCGCCCCGCCGCTGACCGACGCCCCCTGGGACGCGGCGGCGGAGGTCGAACCGGTGGCCGGGCCCCGGCCGCGGGTCGCGCTGGCGGGCGGCGCGGCGTTCTCCTTCTCGTACGCGGAGAACGCCGAGCTGCTGGCCGCCGCCGGGGCCGAGGTGGTGCCGTTCGACCCGCTGCACGACGAGCGGCTGCCCGAGCGGACGGCGGCGCTGGTGATCGGCGGCGGCTTCCCCGAGGTGTACGTCTCCGAGCTGAGCGCCAACGCGGCGCTGCGCGCCGCGGTCGCCGAGCTGGCCGCGGGCGGTGCGCCGGTGGTCGGCGAGTGCGCCGGACTGCTGTACCTGGGGCGGGAGTTGGACGGCCTGCCGATGTGCGGGGTGCTGGACTCCGCGGCCCGGATGACGCCCCGGCTGACCCTCGGCTACCGGGAGGCGGTGGCGCTCGCCGACTCGCCGCTGGCGGCGGCCGGGTCCCGGGTGCGCGGCCACGAGTTCCACCGCACCGCCACCGACCCGGCGGCCGGTCCGTCCCCCGCCTGGGGCTGGCGCACCCCGGCCGGCCCGCACACCGAGGGCCACCTGCACGGCTCGGTGCACGCCTCCTACCTGCACCTGCACTGGACGGGCGCGCCCGCCCTGCCCGCCCGGCTGGTGCGGCACGCCGCCGAATGGGACCGCCGCGGCCGGGGCTGA